One genomic segment of uncultured Ilyobacter sp. includes these proteins:
- the cobI gene encoding precorrin-2 C(20)-methyltransferase, translating to MAKLYGIGVGVGDPELITLKAIRKIKELDVVILPEAKNIGESTAYTIAKEYMKENVEKVAISFKMQDSWEERREDHKRNAVIVNELLEAGKNVGFLTIGDPMTYSTFVYIMELLKEGVNVETVPGITSFASITARVNIPLVMGDESMKVVGLAKETDIIKEIESSDNIIFMKVVRNLERLKDALRETGNMNNVILISNCGKEDEQIIYDLEDVGKDDISYFSTMILKKGGIEKWKRFTS from the coding sequence ATGGCAAAACTTTATGGAATCGGTGTAGGGGTAGGAGATCCTGAACTGATAACGCTAAAAGCTATCAGAAAGATAAAGGAACTGGATGTAGTGATCCTTCCTGAGGCGAAAAATATAGGGGAAAGTACAGCATATACCATTGCAAAAGAATATATGAAAGAAAATGTAGAAAAAGTAGCAATCTCTTTTAAAATGCAGGATAGCTGGGAAGAGAGAAGGGAAGACCACAAAAGAAATGCAGTGATAGTAAACGAACTTCTTGAGGCAGGTAAAAATGTAGGGTTTTTGACGATCGGGGATCCTATGACTTACAGTACTTTTGTATATATCATGGAACTGCTGAAAGAGGGAGTAAATGTAGAAACTGTACCAGGAATAACATCTTTTGCCTCTATAACAGCCAGAGTAAATATACCACTTGTAATGGGAGACGAGTCTATGAAAGTGGTAGGCCTTGCCAAAGAGACAGATATAATAAAAGAGATAGAGAGCTCAGACAATATCATTTTTATGAAGGTTGTAAGAAACCTAGAGAGACTGAAAGACGCTCTTAGAGAAACGGGGAACATGAATAATGTAATCTTAATCTCAAACTGTGGTAAAGAAGACGAACAGATTATATATGACTTAGAAGATGTAGGGAAAGATGATATATCTTATTTCTCAACAATGATACTAAAAAAAGGTGGGATTGAAAAATGGAAAAGGTTTACTTCATAG
- a CDS encoding cobalt-precorrin-6A reductase: MIWIIGGTKDSRDIIDRLGKSEIIVSTATEYGKKLLKGLNVVSESMDLNEMREFIRSKRVDLVLDASHPYAVNVSQNAIEASKAEGVDYLRFERNMLSYNGGIKFTSMEELAECVKKLEGNILVTLGSNNLSYFKDLSNLENIYFRILPIKKSLEKAEKAGILPKQIIAIQGPFSKEFNTAIYKNYEIKYVVTKESGATGGELEKIEAAADCGIKPVILSRPEIDYPWKTGDIDQIIKKVMEYEEA, translated from the coding sequence ATGATCTGGATTATAGGGGGGACCAAAGATTCGAGAGATATAATAGATAGGCTTGGTAAAAGTGAGATAATAGTATCTACAGCCACAGAATATGGGAAGAAATTATTAAAAGGACTTAATGTGGTATCTGAATCTATGGATCTAAATGAAATGCGGGAATTTATAAGGTCAAAAAGGGTGGACCTGGTGCTTGACGCCAGCCACCCCTATGCGGTGAACGTATCTCAAAATGCTATAGAGGCTTCTAAGGCTGAAGGCGTTGATTACCTTAGATTTGAAAGAAATATGCTGTCTTATAACGGAGGAATAAAATTCACTTCCATGGAAGAGTTGGCAGAGTGTGTAAAAAAACTTGAGGGAAATATTTTGGTCACCCTTGGAAGCAACAATTTGAGCTATTTTAAGGATTTGTCTAATTTGGAAAACATATACTTCAGGATACTTCCTATAAAAAAATCTCTTGAGAAGGCGGAAAAGGCAGGGATACTTCCAAAACAGATAATAGCTATTCAGGGTCCTTTTTCAAAGGAATTTAACACAGCTATTTATAAAAATTATGAAATAAAATATGTGGTTACAAAGGAAAGCGGAGCCACAGGAGGGGAACTGGAAAAGATAGAGGCAGCAGCAGATTGCGGAATAAAACCTGTCATTTTATCTAGACCCGAAATAGATTATCCTTGGAAAACTGGTGATATAGACCAAATAATAAAAAAGGTGATGGAATATGAAGAAGCATAA
- the cbiT gene encoding precorrin-6Y C5,15-methyltransferase (decarboxylating) subunit CbiT: protein MTKEEVRAVSVAKLQLEPHHILVDVGAGTGSVGIEVAGYLSHGRVYGIEVNPDGIDIIKKNVEKFQLENYTLIDGLAPENIPEVKYHRMFVGGSKGNLDTILDHFMKNSAEDGVIVINAIVLETLSKAMDTLKSNGFADIEVVSMTVARNKKVGTMNMMMGENPIYIITAKRGE, encoded by the coding sequence ATGACCAAAGAGGAAGTAAGGGCTGTATCGGTAGCCAAACTTCAGCTAGAACCTCATCACATCCTTGTAGATGTAGGGGCAGGGACTGGCTCTGTGGGGATAGAGGTCGCTGGTTATCTTTCTCACGGTAGAGTTTACGGTATAGAGGTAAATCCTGACGGGATAGATATAATTAAAAAAAATGTAGAAAAATTTCAACTTGAAAATTACACACTAATAGATGGGCTAGCTCCTGAAAATATTCCAGAGGTAAAATACCACAGAATGTTTGTGGGAGGGAGCAAGGGGAACCTTGACACCATTTTGGATCACTTTATGAAAAATTCTGCAGAGGACGGGGTAATAGTGATAAATGCCATAGTGCTAGAAACCCTATCAAAGGCCATGGATACGCTGAAGTCAAATGGTTTTGCTGATATAGAGGTGGTGTCTATGACTGTGGCGAGAAACAAAAAAGTAGGAACAATGAACATGATGATGGGTGAAAATCCAATATATATAATAACTGCTAAAAGAGGAGAGTAA
- the cbiE gene encoding precorrin-6y C5,15-methyltransferase (decarboxylating) subunit CbiE — translation MKIDVLGLGPGNRDYILPEVEKRIKSADLIVGGKRNIESISDLAAGKEIAYVDKHLKELIQSMKDKMSEKKIAVVLSGDTGFYSMLGYLRKNFELSELEVVPGISSMQYFFAKIGEQWHDAVIKSVHGREFDYIEALKSAGKVGLLTDEINTPQEIARKVWEAGIEATVYVGENLSYPDECITSGKAFEIKSVQKKFDLNVVIIKGEEL, via the coding sequence ATGAAGATAGATGTGTTGGGATTGGGACCAGGAAACAGAGATTATATACTCCCAGAGGTGGAGAAAAGAATAAAGTCTGCTGACCTCATAGTAGGAGGGAAAAGAAATATAGAGAGTATCTCAGATTTAGCAGCAGGGAAAGAGATAGCCTATGTAGACAAACACCTGAAAGAACTTATTCAATCTATGAAAGACAAGATGAGTGAGAAAAAAATTGCAGTGGTTCTTTCTGGGGATACAGGCTTTTACAGTATGCTTGGATATCTGAGAAAAAACTTTGAGCTGTCAGAACTAGAGGTAGTGCCCGGTATATCCTCTATGCAGTACTTTTTCGCTAAAATAGGCGAGCAGTGGCATGATGCAGTGATAAAGAGTGTTCACGGGAGGGAGTTTGACTATATAGAGGCTCTGAAATCGGCGGGAAAGGTGGGACTACTCACTGATGAAATCAACACCCCACAGGAGATCGCAAGAAAAGTCTGGGAGGCCGGTATAGAGGCAACTGTATACGTAGGGGAAAACCTCTCCTATCCCGATGAATGCATAACTTCAGGAAAAGCCTTTGAAATAAAGAGTGTGCAGAAAAAATTTGATTTAAATGTCGTAATAATAAAAGGTGAAGAATTGTGA
- the cobM gene encoding precorrin-4 C(11)-methyltransferase, whose translation MEKVYFIGAGPGDPELITVKGQRLVSEADVIIYAGSLVPRQVIECHKEGAEIYNSASMNLDEVMEVTIKAVRNGKMVARVHTGDPAIYGAHREQMDILAAHNIDFEVIPGVSSFLASAAAIKKEFTLPDVAQTVICTRMEGRTPVPELEKLELLASHKTSMAIFLSVQMIDQVVNQLLTHYEKDTPIAVVQRATWEDQKIVEGTLENIAEKVREANITKTAQILVGRFMGDEYSKSKLYDKHFTHEYRVGIDQK comes from the coding sequence ATGGAAAAGGTTTACTTCATAGGAGCTGGTCCTGGGGACCCGGAATTAATAACTGTAAAAGGACAAAGACTTGTATCAGAAGCAGATGTAATAATTTATGCAGGTTCACTTGTGCCAAGACAGGTAATAGAATGCCATAAAGAGGGAGCTGAAATATACAACAGTGCCAGTATGAACCTCGATGAGGTAATGGAAGTAACTATAAAAGCTGTAAGAAACGGAAAGATGGTAGCTAGAGTACACACTGGTGACCCGGCTATCTATGGAGCCCATAGAGAACAGATGGATATCTTAGCGGCTCACAATATAGATTTTGAAGTAATACCAGGTGTAAGCTCGTTCTTGGCATCTGCAGCAGCTATAAAAAAGGAGTTTACGCTTCCAGATGTAGCTCAGACTGTGATCTGTACAAGAATGGAGGGGAGAACCCCTGTACCTGAACTTGAAAAGCTAGAACTCCTTGCATCCCATAAAACCTCAATGGCAATATTTTTATCGGTGCAGATGATAGATCAAGTTGTAAATCAGCTTCTCACACATTATGAAAAGGATACACCAATAGCAGTTGTTCAAAGGGCAACATGGGAAGATCAGAAGATTGTAGAGGGGACACTTGAAAATATAGCTGAAAAAGTAAGAGAGGCTAATATTACAAAGACTGCACAGATCCTAGTGGGAAGATTTATGGGTGACGAGTATTCAAAGTCAAAACTTTATGATAAGCACTTTACCCATGAATACAGAGTTGGAATAGATCAGAAATAA
- a CDS encoding precorrin-8X methylmutase, translated as MKYIKVPMDIEKRSFEIITEELGDKNKLFTENQAPVVKRLVHTTADFEYADITEFSEGVIEKAMEALKSGSKIYCDTSMIVNGLSKKNLERFGCVPYSLVSDPEVAKVAKERGVTRSMVGMEKAAKDPGTKIYLIGNAPTALFTLKELVEKGEVEKPALVIGVPVGFVGAAESKEALKEMKEVPYIITRGRKGGSTVAVAALHGILYQMYDRKDF; from the coding sequence ATGAAATACATAAAAGTACCTATGGATATTGAAAAGAGAAGTTTTGAGATAATCACAGAGGAACTAGGGGATAAAAACAAACTTTTCACCGAAAATCAGGCTCCTGTGGTAAAAAGACTGGTACACACTACAGCTGATTTTGAATATGCTGATATAACTGAGTTTTCAGAGGGTGTAATAGAAAAAGCCATGGAAGCCCTGAAAAGTGGATCAAAAATATACTGTGATACGAGTATGATTGTAAATGGGCTGTCTAAAAAAAATCTTGAGAGATTCGGATGTGTTCCCTATTCTCTTGTTTCAGATCCTGAAGTAGCAAAAGTGGCAAAAGAAAGAGGAGTCACTAGATCTATGGTGGGGATGGAAAAAGCCGCAAAAGACCCAGGGACTAAAATTTATCTGATAGGAAATGCTCCTACGGCACTTTTCACACTGAAAGAGCTTGTAGAAAAAGGTGAGGTAGAAAAACCTGCCTTGGTTATAGGGGTTCCTGTAGGTTTTGTAGGAGCTGCTGAGTCAAAGGAAGCGCTTAAAGAGATGAAGGAAGTACCATATATAATTACAAGAGGAAGAAAGGGTGGAAGTACCGTGGCAGTAGCAGCTCTTCATGGGATACTTTACCAAATGTATGACAGAAAGGATTTCTAA
- the cbiG gene encoding cobalt-precorrin 5A hydrolase — protein MKWAVISVTEKAVKKAMEVAKKIDCDIYTLPKYSVEGTIQLRDGFRKGVVKIFSEYKTLLFIMASGIVVRTIAPLIKSKDLDPGVLVMDEEGNFVTSLLSGHLGGANSACQRIADVIGAIPVISTASDVSGSTAVDTIAMSIKGKMDSLENAKHVTSLIVGGEKVNLKLPDNVTLSEENSAGVIVLSNRKKVKISQIIPQNIVVGIGCRRGTSKESIIEAVEKAMDKANLHVDSIRKFATVDLKGDEAGLLEAVKYYGRELTVIPREKIVPIEDNFEGSDFVKKSIGVKSVSAPCAILASESKGKFITEKMRHDGITLSIYEEEIRRDG, from the coding sequence ATGAAATGGGCTGTAATAAGTGTCACTGAAAAAGCTGTGAAAAAAGCTATGGAAGTTGCGAAAAAAATTGATTGCGATATCTATACTCTTCCTAAATACTCCGTAGAGGGGACTATTCAATTAAGAGATGGATTCAGAAAGGGAGTTGTCAAAATTTTTTCAGAATATAAGACACTACTCTTTATAATGGCCAGCGGCATAGTGGTGAGAACCATAGCCCCCCTCATAAAGAGCAAGGATCTAGACCCGGGAGTGCTTGTCATGGATGAGGAGGGGAATTTTGTAACTTCCCTTCTCTCGGGACATCTAGGGGGAGCAAACTCAGCCTGCCAGAGGATAGCAGATGTTATAGGGGCTATACCTGTGATATCAACAGCCTCTGACGTGTCGGGAAGTACTGCTGTAGACACTATAGCCATGTCCATAAAAGGAAAGATGGACAGTCTGGAAAACGCCAAACATGTTACTTCTCTCATTGTGGGAGGAGAAAAGGTAAATCTGAAACTGCCTGATAATGTGACCCTTTCAGAGGAAAACTCAGCTGGGGTAATAGTTCTTTCCAACAGGAAAAAAGTGAAAATAAGTCAGATCATACCACAGAATATAGTCGTTGGAATAGGCTGCAGACGTGGTACATCTAAAGAAAGCATCATAGAAGCTGTGGAAAAAGCTATGGATAAAGCCAACCTACATGTGGATAGTATAAGGAAATTTGCAACTGTAGATTTGAAGGGAGACGAGGCAGGACTCTTAGAAGCGGTGAAGTACTACGGCAGAGAATTAACTGTTATACCAAGAGAAAAGATAGTTCCTATCGAGGATAATTTTGAAGGATCGGATTTTGTAAAAAAGAGTATAGGGGTCAAATCGGTATCTGCTCCCTGTGCTATCCTGGCTTCAGAATCTAAAGGAAAGTTTATAACCGAAAAAATGAGACACGATGGGATAACATTATCAATATATGAAGAGGAGATAAGAAGAGATGGGTAA
- the cbiD gene encoding cobalt-precorrin-5B (C(1))-methyltransferase CbiD yields the protein MEKFVHMDKFIYQDGKKLRYGYTTGSCATAAAKGAVEALFAGEFKESVKIDTPFGWKLDLQITEAEISKNRAVCAIRKDAGDDPDVTHGILIFVSAERVSDFDAEKEDCFYNESKTIELTGGEGVGRVTKKGLQVPPGKPAINEGPRSMIFREVQRVLPIGEKVRLEIFIPQGPEKALMTFNPKLGIMGGISVLGSSGIVKPMSEEAYKSSLIVELGFHKEERKKNTVVFTFGNYGKRFIRENLNIPIEDVFVISNFAGFMIEQAAHREFERVIFLGHIGKMVKLAGGIFHTHSKVSDAKMEIFTTCALLAGEEYETLLKIADSNTTDEAVEYVTNNKTYEIMCERIVEKCSHKVKNIEFASLLFSFEKGELGRSSNFDRVIKELEIV from the coding sequence ATGGAAAAATTTGTTCACATGGATAAATTTATTTATCAAGATGGGAAAAAACTCCGTTATGGCTATACTACAGGGAGCTGTGCAACTGCTGCTGCAAAGGGTGCTGTAGAGGCTCTTTTTGCAGGGGAATTCAAGGAATCAGTAAAGATAGATACACCTTTTGGCTGGAAGCTTGATTTGCAGATAACAGAGGCAGAAATTAGCAAGAACAGGGCAGTGTGTGCAATACGAAAGGATGCCGGAGATGACCCTGATGTGACTCACGGGATTTTAATATTTGTATCGGCAGAGAGGGTTTCTGACTTCGATGCAGAGAAAGAAGACTGCTTCTATAATGAGAGTAAAACTATAGAACTCACTGGTGGTGAGGGAGTAGGAAGAGTCACAAAAAAAGGTCTTCAGGTTCCTCCTGGAAAGCCTGCAATAAATGAAGGGCCAAGAAGTATGATTTTCAGGGAAGTTCAAAGAGTTCTTCCAATAGGTGAAAAAGTGAGACTTGAGATATTTATCCCTCAGGGGCCGGAAAAGGCTCTTATGACATTTAACCCAAAGCTTGGGATAATGGGAGGCATATCTGTACTGGGAAGCAGCGGAATAGTGAAACCCATGTCTGAGGAGGCCTACAAGAGCTCTCTCATTGTGGAGCTTGGCTTTCATAAAGAGGAGCGTAAGAAAAATACAGTTGTTTTTACTTTTGGGAATTACGGAAAGAGATTCATAAGAGAGAATCTGAACATTCCAATTGAAGATGTCTTTGTAATAAGCAACTTCGCAGGGTTTATGATAGAACAAGCGGCTCACAGGGAATTTGAAAGAGTTATTTTCCTAGGGCATATAGGAAAAATGGTAAAACTTGCAGGAGGTATTTTCCATACCCACAGTAAAGTAAGTGATGCTAAAATGGAGATCTTCACCACCTGTGCCCTCCTTGCAGGGGAAGAATATGAAACACTGCTAAAAATAGCAGATTCAAACACAACAGATGAGGCTGTGGAATATGTAACCAACAACAAGACCTATGAGATCATGTGTGAAAGAATTGTGGAAAAATGCAGCCATAAGGTAAAAAATATTGAGTTTGCAAGTCTCCTCTTCTCATTTGAAAAAGGAGAGCTCGGAAGAAGCAGTAATTTTGACAGAGTGATCAAGGAGCTTGAAATAGTATGA
- the cobJ gene encoding precorrin-3B C(17)-methyltransferase: MGKIYVIGIGPGNKENMTFRAYKAMEDSDIIVGHKTYINLVEDLFAGKEVFRSAMKKEIERCQETLKFAKDGKTVALISSGDAGVYGMAGIMLEVAADSGIEVEVVPGVTSANASAAVVGAPVMHDHATISLSDLLTDWDLITKRVKLASEGDFIISYYNPKSFGRQTQIVEAWEIMMKYKKKDTPVAIVRNTGREGQEYELTTLENMLDHEINMFTTVIVGNSKTFVKGGKMITPRGYKV; the protein is encoded by the coding sequence ATGGGTAAAATATACGTAATCGGTATAGGTCCAGGAAACAAAGAGAATATGACTTTCAGAGCTTACAAGGCCATGGAAGATTCAGATATAATAGTGGGACATAAGACATATATAAATCTTGTGGAAGACTTGTTTGCAGGTAAAGAGGTCTTTAGGTCTGCAATGAAAAAAGAGATAGAAAGATGCCAGGAAACTCTGAAGTTTGCAAAGGATGGGAAAACAGTGGCCCTCATAAGCTCTGGAGATGCAGGAGTATATGGTATGGCAGGGATAATGCTAGAAGTGGCTGCAGACAGCGGTATAGAGGTGGAAGTAGTACCTGGAGTAACATCTGCAAATGCCTCGGCGGCAGTGGTAGGAGCTCCTGTAATGCATGACCATGCTACAATAAGTCTAAGTGATCTCCTTACTGACTGGGATCTTATTACAAAGAGGGTAAAGCTTGCCTCAGAGGGAGATTTTATAATCTCTTATTATAATCCTAAAAGCTTCGGAAGACAGACTCAGATAGTCGAAGCATGGGAAATCATGATGAAATACAAGAAGAAGGATACTCCTGTAGCTATTGTTAGAAACACTGGAAGAGAGGGTCAGGAGTATGAACTTACTACTCTTGAAAATATGCTAGATCATGAGATAAATATGTTTACAACAGTAATCGTTGGAAATTCTAAAACCTTTGTAAAGGGCGGGAAAATGATTACTCCTAGGGGATATAAGGTATAG
- a CDS encoding cobyrinate a,c-diamide synthase encodes MKRLLIAGTNSGVGKTTISTAIMAALDKVTPFKVGPDYIDPRFHEFVTENPSYNLDIFICGEEAVKKIFIDGSRRGNISIIEGVMGLYDGKNHDLDNGSSAHMARLLKTPVILVVDAEGASTSVAAKVLGYKLLDPRVKIGGVILNNVSSERLYELLKEGIERHTGIKCYGYFPPNPEVELGSRHLGLRQAEEIDDLKKKLSVLKEMAEKYLDLEGILEVAETEEVLESSYDFEGIRDSFKGLKVAIARDTAFSFYYRSNIELMEYAGMEITDFSPLNNEVVPEDTDFVYLGGGYPENFGGILEKNMRTKESIKGAYEKNIPIYAECGGFMYLTNGIRDKEGVYHEMCGLIDVDIEMKNRLNIRRFGYISFETADGLRGRAHEFHYSDISRVGDEKCYFDISKENGRKWQCGYTKENLLAGYPHIHFWGNIEFFKRLFERGRK; translated from the coding sequence ATGAAGAGATTACTGATAGCAGGGACAAACTCAGGGGTTGGAAAGACAACTATAAGCACAGCCATTATGGCTGCCTTGGATAAAGTAACCCCTTTTAAGGTGGGACCAGATTATATTGATCCTAGATTTCATGAATTTGTGACAGAAAATCCTTCCTACAACCTGGATATATTTATATGCGGTGAAGAGGCTGTAAAGAAGATATTTATAGATGGAAGTAGAAGAGGGAATATATCAATAATAGAGGGTGTCATGGGATTGTATGATGGAAAAAACCATGATCTAGACAACGGAAGCAGTGCCCATATGGCAAGACTACTAAAAACACCTGTGATACTGGTAGTAGATGCCGAGGGTGCGTCTACAAGTGTAGCTGCCAAGGTACTAGGTTACAAACTTCTGGATCCGAGAGTAAAAATAGGTGGGGTCATCTTAAACAACGTATCTAGTGAAAGGCTTTACGAGCTTCTGAAAGAGGGTATTGAAAGACACACGGGAATTAAATGTTACGGTTATTTTCCTCCGAATCCAGAGGTGGAATTAGGAAGCCGTCACCTCGGGCTGAGACAGGCAGAAGAGATAGATGATCTTAAGAAAAAACTTTCAGTTTTAAAAGAGATGGCAGAAAAGTATCTCGACTTGGAGGGAATATTAGAAGTAGCCGAGACAGAGGAAGTTTTAGAAAGCAGCTACGATTTTGAAGGAATCAGAGACAGTTTCAAGGGACTTAAGGTGGCAATAGCTAGAGATACTGCATTTTCTTTTTACTATAGGTCAAATATAGAGCTAATGGAGTACGCAGGAATGGAAATAACAGACTTTAGTCCTCTTAACAATGAAGTGGTTCCAGAAGACACTGATTTTGTCTATCTAGGAGGAGGATATCCTGAAAACTTTGGTGGAATTCTTGAAAAGAATATGAGAACAAAAGAATCCATAAAAGGTGCCTATGAGAAAAACATTCCTATTTATGCAGAGTGTGGTGGGTTTATGTACTTGACCAATGGGATAAGAGATAAAGAGGGAGTCTATCATGAAATGTGCGGATTAATAGACGTCGACATAGAGATGAAAAATCGTCTTAATATAAGAAGGTTTGGATATATAAGTTTTGAGACTGCTGATGGTCTCAGAGGACGAGCCCATGAATTCCACTATTCGGATATATCAAGGGTGGGAGATGAAAAATGTTACTTTGACATCTCCAAGGAAAACGGAAGAAAGTGGCAGTGTGGATACACAAAAGAAAACCTCCTGGCAGGTTATCCTCATATTCATTTTTGGGGAAATATAGAATTTTTTAAAAGACTTTTTGAGAGAGGGAGAAAATAA
- a CDS encoding cobyric acid synthase: protein MKKHKNIMIQGTASSVGKSLVTTALCRILYKDGYSVCPFKSQNMALNSFITEDGKEMGRAQVVQAEACGIKPEAFMNPILLKPTTDRKSQVILKGKALRNMTAKEYHEFKPGLKEELIKIYDKIKENYDVSLIEGAGSTAEINLKEGDIVNMGMAEIADSPVILVSDIDRGGVFASILGTLMLLEEHERERVKGVIINKFRGDVAILKPGIRQLEKMIKKPILGVLPYSELNIEDEDSVTERFKKYSGDKDIRVSVIRINHMSNFTDLDALSVYEDVSVKYVTKAEELGNEDIIVIPGSKSTIDDLKEIKDKGIAEKIVKLAKKGTIIFGICGGYQMLGQKISDPDKIESSLLEIPGIGLLDMETVMKTDKRTVQYEGEVVVDGGFLEGTKGMTVRGYEIHQGITNGNEGNVFLEGNGCVNGAFKDNIIGTYIHGIFDNGDFTRKFLNNVRKNKGLDEIKDSINFQEFKEREFDKLADIVRENLDMEKVYRILEGENVECDC, encoded by the coding sequence ATGAAGAAGCATAAAAATATAATGATACAAGGGACTGCATCCTCTGTGGGGAAAAGTCTTGTTACAACAGCATTATGCAGAATTCTCTATAAGGACGGATATTCGGTATGTCCTTTTAAATCACAAAATATGGCTTTAAACTCTTTTATCACAGAAGATGGTAAAGAGATGGGGAGAGCTCAGGTAGTCCAGGCAGAGGCCTGCGGGATAAAACCAGAAGCCTTTATGAACCCAATATTATTAAAACCAACAACAGATAGAAAATCACAGGTAATCTTAAAGGGAAAGGCTTTAAGGAATATGACTGCTAAGGAATATCATGAGTTTAAACCTGGACTGAAAGAGGAACTGATAAAAATATACGACAAAATCAAAGAAAATTATGATGTATCTCTAATCGAAGGTGCAGGAAGTACTGCTGAGATTAACCTCAAAGAGGGGGACATTGTAAATATGGGGATGGCTGAGATAGCTGATTCTCCTGTAATACTGGTATCAGACATAGACCGAGGAGGGGTATTCGCCTCTATACTGGGTACACTCATGCTCCTAGAGGAACACGAGAGAGAAAGAGTAAAAGGTGTAATTATAAATAAATTCAGGGGTGATGTAGCGATATTGAAGCCTGGCATCAGACAGCTGGAAAAGATGATAAAAAAACCTATTCTCGGTGTCCTTCCTTATTCAGAACTTAATATAGAGGATGAAGACTCGGTAACAGAGAGATTTAAAAAATATAGCGGAGACAAAGATATAAGAGTCTCAGTAATAAGGATAAATCACATGTCTAACTTTACCGATCTAGATGCTCTAAGTGTTTATGAAGATGTATCGGTGAAATACGTCACAAAGGCTGAGGAACTGGGAAATGAAGATATTATTGTGATCCCGGGATCTAAAAGCACCATTGATGACTTGAAAGAGATAAAAGATAAAGGTATAGCTGAAAAGATAGTGAAACTTGCGAAAAAAGGGACGATAATATTTGGAATCTGTGGTGGATATCAGATGCTAGGTCAAAAAATTTCAGACCCAGACAAGATAGAAAGCTCTCTCCTGGAAATCCCTGGAATAGGGCTACTAGATATGGAGACAGTCATGAAAACGGACAAGAGGACAGTTCAGTATGAGGGAGAAGTTGTTGTAGACGGAGGATTCCTAGAGGGAACCAAAGGAATGACAGTGAGAGGATATGAGATACACCAGGGTATAACCAATGGGAATGAGGGCAACGTATTTTTAGAGGGCAACGGATGTGTAAACGGAGCCTTTAAAGACAATATAATAGGGACTTATATTCATGGGATTTTTGATAACGGTGATTTTACAAGAAAATTTCTGAATAATGTAAGGAAAAACAAAGGGCTTGACGAGATAAAAGATTCTATAAACTTTCAGGAGTTTAAAGAGAGAGAGTTTGACAAACTGGCTGACATTGTAAGAGAAAATCTAGATATGGAAAAAGTATATAGGATATTAGAGGGTGAGAATGTTGAATGTGATTGCTAA